In the Streptomyces sp. 840.1 genome, one interval contains:
- a CDS encoding RICIN domain-containing protein has translation MPLNRRQLMAGALATAAAATAANGRWATTATAAEHRAKPARGGHYSPNAAPLHPTAFLKLPPGRVTARGWLAGQLKLQLDGLCGRYEEFSHFLDFAATGWVRPELGGWEEVPYWLRGYTDLAVLTGDDRALAAVRRWFDAILSTQQSDGFFGPKSLRTSLNGGPDFWPFLPLVQALRSWQEYTGDTRIIPFLSRFFRYMNAQGPGAFNTSWIALRWGDGLDSVFWLYNRTGDAFLLDLADKIHANGADWGDNLVSPHNVNIAQGFREPAQYALRSGSAQDTRNTYGTYGKAMDQYGQFPGGGFAGDENARPGHGDPRQGFETCGIVEFMASHQLLTRITGDPLWADRCEELAFNSLPASLDPSGKSVHYITSANSVDLDNAPKNDRQFQNGFAMQAFLPGVDQYRCCPHNYGMGWPYFTEELWLATPDGGLAAAMYAACEVTAKVAGGTEVTFTEETGYPFTDSVTLTLKAPGQLRFPLVLRVPAWCEAPEIKVNGRRVDAPAGPAFTRVERTWADGDKVTLRFPQTTTVRTWEHNHGSVSVDRGPLTYSLRIGEEYRRTGGTDQFPEYEVHATGPWNYGLVLDGKKPAASLHPHTVRPVRDDNPFTLEGTPLTMTARARRIPEWTADGEHVVTPLQDSPARSTEPVVEVTLVPMGAARLRITSFPTAGPDGTPWLTSGWYRIRNRHSGKVLGVDTMSTANSAHVVQFGDTGTDDHDWQLVPEGDGWYRVRNRHSGKVLGVDNMSTADSAHVVQFDDNGTDDHLWQLVPDADGWYRIRNRHSGKVLGVDNMSTADSAHVVQFDDNGTDDHLWQLV, from the coding sequence ATGCCCCTGAACCGCAGACAACTCATGGCAGGTGCGCTGGCCACGGCCGCGGCGGCGACGGCGGCGAACGGCCGCTGGGCCACCACCGCGACCGCGGCCGAGCACCGGGCGAAACCGGCCCGCGGCGGCCACTACTCCCCCAACGCCGCTCCGCTGCACCCGACGGCGTTCCTGAAGCTCCCGCCGGGCCGGGTCACCGCACGCGGCTGGCTGGCCGGACAGCTGAAGCTCCAACTGGACGGCCTGTGCGGCCGGTACGAGGAGTTCTCCCACTTCCTCGACTTCGCCGCCACCGGCTGGGTCCGCCCCGAACTGGGCGGCTGGGAGGAGGTCCCGTACTGGCTGCGCGGCTACACCGACCTCGCGGTCCTCACCGGCGACGACCGGGCCCTGGCCGCCGTACGCCGCTGGTTCGACGCCATTCTCAGCACCCAGCAGTCCGACGGCTTCTTCGGCCCGAAATCGCTGCGCACGTCGCTGAACGGCGGCCCTGACTTCTGGCCCTTCCTGCCGCTGGTCCAGGCGCTGCGCTCCTGGCAGGAGTACACCGGCGACACCCGGATCATCCCGTTCCTCAGCAGGTTCTTCCGCTACATGAACGCCCAGGGGCCGGGCGCCTTCAACACCAGCTGGATCGCGCTGCGCTGGGGCGACGGGCTGGACAGCGTGTTCTGGCTCTACAACCGCACCGGCGACGCCTTCCTCCTCGACCTCGCCGACAAGATCCACGCGAACGGGGCCGACTGGGGCGACAACCTGGTCAGCCCGCACAACGTGAACATCGCGCAGGGCTTCCGCGAGCCCGCCCAGTACGCGCTGCGCAGCGGTTCGGCCCAGGACACCCGGAACACCTACGGGACGTACGGCAAGGCCATGGACCAGTACGGGCAGTTCCCCGGTGGCGGCTTCGCCGGGGACGAGAACGCGCGCCCCGGGCACGGCGACCCCCGGCAGGGCTTCGAGACCTGCGGGATCGTCGAGTTCATGGCCAGCCACCAGCTGCTGACCCGGATCACCGGCGACCCGCTGTGGGCGGACCGCTGCGAGGAGCTGGCCTTCAACTCGCTGCCGGCCTCGCTCGACCCCTCGGGCAAGTCGGTCCACTACATCACCAGCGCCAACAGCGTGGACCTGGACAACGCGCCCAAGAACGACCGGCAGTTCCAGAACGGCTTCGCGATGCAGGCGTTCTTGCCGGGCGTCGACCAGTACCGCTGCTGCCCGCACAACTACGGCATGGGCTGGCCGTACTTCACCGAGGAGCTCTGGCTCGCCACCCCCGACGGGGGTCTCGCCGCCGCGATGTACGCCGCCTGCGAGGTCACCGCGAAGGTCGCCGGCGGCACCGAGGTCACCTTCACCGAGGAGACCGGCTACCCGTTCACGGACTCGGTCACCCTCACCCTGAAGGCGCCGGGGCAGCTGCGCTTCCCGCTGGTACTGCGGGTGCCCGCCTGGTGCGAGGCGCCGGAGATCAAGGTGAACGGGCGCCGGGTGGACGCCCCCGCCGGTCCCGCCTTCACCCGCGTCGAACGCACCTGGGCCGACGGCGACAAGGTGACCCTGCGCTTCCCGCAGACGACCACCGTACGCACCTGGGAGCACAACCACGGCTCCGTGAGCGTGGACCGGGGCCCTCTCACGTACTCGCTGCGGATCGGCGAGGAGTACAGGCGCACCGGCGGCACCGACCAGTTCCCCGAGTACGAGGTGCACGCCACCGGGCCGTGGAACTACGGGCTCGTCCTGGACGGGAAGAAGCCTGCCGCCTCGCTGCATCCCCACACCGTGCGCCCGGTCAGGGACGACAACCCGTTCACGCTGGAGGGCACCCCGCTGACCATGACCGCGCGGGCCCGCCGGATCCCGGAGTGGACCGCGGACGGGGAACACGTCGTCACCCCGCTCCAGGACAGCCCGGCGCGCAGCACGGAGCCGGTGGTGGAGGTCACGCTCGTACCCATGGGGGCGGCGCGGCTGCGCATCACCTCGTTCCCGACCGCCGGTCCGGACGGGACGCCCTGGCTGACGAGCGGCTGGTACCGCATCCGCAACCGGCATTCCGGCAAGGTGCTGGGCGTCGACACCATGTCCACGGCGAACAGCGCCCACGTCGTCCAGTTCGGCGACACGGGCACCGACGACCACGACTGGCAGCTGGTTCCCGAGGGCGACGGCTGGTACCGCGTCCGCAACCGGCACTCGGGCAAGGTGCTCGGCGTCGACAACATGTCCACCGCCGACAGCGCCCACGTCGTCCAGTTCGACGACAACGGCACCGACGACCACCTCTGGCAACTGGTTCCCGATGCCGACGGCTGGTACCGCATCCGCAACCGGCACTCGGGCAAGGTGCTCGGCGTCGACAACATGTCCACCGCCGACAGCGCCCACGTCGTCCAGTTCGACGACAACGGCACCGACGACCACCTCTGGCAGCTCGTCTGA
- a CDS encoding ABC transporter substrate-binding protein yields the protein MMIQRRTRTLAVACLLAATATLAASGCSKSEGSDNASSDSSQGAQAAKSPESSSGSGCSLQTYGSPKLDLKNAVVGFSQSEKEANPFRIAETQSIKDEAKKVGVKKLLTTNAQSQLSKQISDIQDMLSQGAQFLIVAPLNSDGLEPALKAAAAKKVPVLTVDRKLNSTACKDYVAFLGSDFVEQGKRAADAMIKTTGGKGKVAILLGASGNNVTTDRTKGFVDQLKAKAPGLKIVAQQTGEFARDKGQQVMEQLIQSKPDITAVYAENDEMGLGAVTALKAAGKKPGKDVKIVSVDGTRNAVQALVNGEYNAVIESNPRFGPLAFATAQKFYGGEEIPENVIISDRAYDESNAKASLGGAF from the coding sequence ATGATGATCCAGCGCCGAACCCGTACCCTCGCCGTGGCCTGCCTCCTCGCCGCCACAGCCACGCTGGCCGCCTCCGGCTGCTCCAAGTCGGAGGGCTCGGACAACGCGAGCTCTGACAGCAGCCAGGGCGCCCAGGCGGCCAAGTCCCCCGAGTCCTCCTCCGGTTCCGGCTGCTCGCTGCAGACCTACGGGTCGCCGAAGCTGGACCTGAAGAACGCGGTCGTCGGCTTCTCGCAGTCGGAGAAGGAGGCCAACCCGTTCCGGATCGCCGAGACCCAGTCCATCAAGGACGAGGCGAAGAAGGTCGGCGTCAAGAAGCTCCTCACCACCAACGCCCAGTCGCAGCTGTCCAAGCAGATCAGCGACATCCAGGACATGCTGTCGCAGGGCGCCCAGTTCCTCATCGTCGCCCCGCTGAACTCCGACGGCCTGGAGCCGGCGCTCAAGGCAGCCGCGGCCAAGAAGGTCCCGGTCCTCACCGTCGACCGCAAGCTCAACTCCACCGCGTGCAAGGACTACGTGGCCTTCCTCGGCTCCGACTTCGTCGAGCAGGGAAAGCGCGCGGCGGACGCGATGATCAAGACGACCGGTGGCAAGGGCAAGGTCGCCATCCTCCTCGGCGCCTCGGGCAACAACGTCACCACCGACCGCACCAAGGGCTTCGTCGACCAGCTCAAGGCCAAGGCTCCGGGGCTGAAGATCGTCGCCCAGCAGACCGGTGAGTTCGCCCGCGACAAGGGCCAGCAGGTCATGGAGCAGCTCATCCAGTCCAAGCCCGACATCACCGCCGTCTACGCGGAGAACGACGAGATGGGCCTCGGCGCCGTCACCGCGCTGAAGGCCGCCGGCAAGAAGCCCGGCAAGGACGTCAAGATCGTCTCCGTCGACGGCACCCGCAACGCCGTCCAGGCCCTGGTCAACGGCGAGTACAACGCCGTCATCGAGTCGAACCCGCGCTTCGGCCCGCTGGCCTTCGCGACCGCCCAGAAGTTCTACGGCGGCGAGGAGATCCCGGAGAACGTCATCATCTCCGACCGCGCCTACGACGAGTCCAACGCCAAGGCCTCGCTCGGCGGCGCGTTCTGA
- a CDS encoding sugar ABC transporter ATP-binding protein has translation MAPPEAVPQPPEPAADVKEPTEPDAPVKEATEAKDATEATGATEATGAPGTSAVPGAKDASGPDAVTGPDAVTGPDAVTGPDAVTGPDDGSAPAVLEARAVSKRFPGVVALDGVSFSLRAGETHALVGENGAGKSTLIKVLTGVYQPDEGELRLTGRQIAFARPFEAQQAGISTIYQEVNLVPLMSVARNIFLGREPKNRFGLIDFGRMHRETTELLDGFGVRVDPKRPLHTLGIGTQQMVALARAVSVNAQVVIMDEPTSSLEPREVETLFRVIEDLRERGIAVLYVSHRMDELYRICDRVTVLRDGRHIHTGDLADLDRMQLVSMMLGRDMAEVRRSGLTSFGSEGHDASRTPVLTASGLSRNHQLHDISLSLYAGEVLGLGGLLGSGRSETAKALAGALNLDSGEIGIGGRALRRLTSAGAIRAGISLLPEDRKAEGIVPGLSVRENIVLAAMPRLSRAGVVSRAKQDRIVEIFMKRLRIKAASPEQKVGELSGGNQQKVLLARWLCLEPKVLLLDEPTRGIDVGAKAEVQSLIDDLAREGLAVLLISSDIEELIEGADRIVVLRGGAVAGELAGDEVAESHLLEVLADHSPAPAGQAPAAQEDPR, from the coding sequence ATGGCACCACCCGAAGCAGTACCGCAGCCGCCGGAGCCGGCCGCCGACGTGAAGGAGCCGACCGAGCCCGACGCCCCCGTGAAGGAGGCCACCGAGGCGAAGGACGCCACCGAGGCGACGGGCGCCACCGAGGCGACGGGCGCCCCCGGCACGAGCGCCGTCCCCGGGGCGAAAGACGCCTCCGGCCCGGACGCCGTCACCGGCCCGGACGCCGTCACCGGCCCGGACGCCGTCACCGGCCCGGACGCCGTCACCGGCCCGGACGACGGCTCCGCCCCGGCCGTCCTCGAAGCCCGCGCGGTGAGCAAGCGGTTCCCCGGCGTCGTCGCCCTCGACGGTGTCTCGTTCTCCCTGCGCGCCGGGGAGACCCACGCACTGGTGGGGGAGAACGGAGCCGGCAAGTCCACCCTGATCAAGGTGCTGACCGGGGTGTACCAGCCCGACGAGGGCGAGCTGCGGCTGACCGGCCGACAGATCGCCTTCGCCCGCCCGTTCGAGGCGCAGCAGGCCGGCATCTCCACGATCTACCAGGAGGTGAACCTCGTCCCGCTGATGAGCGTGGCGCGCAACATCTTCCTCGGGCGTGAACCGAAGAACCGTTTCGGCCTGATCGACTTCGGCCGCATGCACCGCGAGACCACCGAACTCCTCGACGGCTTCGGCGTCCGTGTCGACCCCAAGCGGCCCCTGCACACCCTGGGCATCGGTACCCAGCAGATGGTCGCGCTGGCCCGCGCCGTCTCGGTCAACGCGCAGGTCGTCATCATGGACGAGCCCACCTCCTCGCTGGAGCCGCGTGAGGTCGAGACGCTCTTCCGGGTCATCGAGGACCTGCGTGAGCGCGGCATCGCGGTGCTCTACGTCAGCCACCGCATGGACGAGCTCTACCGGATCTGCGACCGCGTCACCGTCCTGCGCGACGGCCGGCACATCCACACCGGCGACCTCGCCGACCTCGACCGCATGCAGCTCGTCTCGATGATGCTCGGCCGCGACATGGCCGAGGTCCGCCGCTCCGGTCTCACCAGCTTCGGCTCCGAGGGCCACGACGCCTCGCGCACCCCGGTGCTCACCGCGTCCGGCCTCTCCCGCAACCACCAGCTCCACGACATATCCCTGTCCCTGTACGCCGGTGAGGTGCTCGGCCTCGGCGGACTCCTCGGCTCCGGCCGCAGCGAGACCGCGAAGGCCCTGGCCGGTGCGCTGAACCTGGACTCCGGCGAGATCGGGATCGGCGGACGTGCGCTGCGCAGGCTCACCTCCGCCGGCGCCATCCGCGCCGGCATCAGCCTGCTCCCCGAGGACCGCAAGGCCGAAGGCATCGTCCCCGGCCTCTCGGTGCGCGAGAACATCGTGCTGGCCGCGATGCCACGCCTCTCCCGCGCGGGTGTCGTCTCCCGCGCCAAGCAGGACCGCATCGTCGAGATCTTCATGAAGCGGCTGCGGATCAAGGCGGCGAGCCCCGAACAGAAGGTCGGCGAGCTCTCCGGCGGCAACCAGCAGAAAGTCCTGCTGGCCCGCTGGCTCTGCCTGGAACCCAAGGTGCTGCTGCTCGACGAGCCCACCCGCGGCATCGACGTCGGCGCCAAGGCCGAGGTCCAGAGCCTCATCGACGACCTCGCCCGCGAGGGCCTCGCCGTGCTGCTCATCTCCTCCGACATCGAGGAACTCATCGAGGGCGCCGACCGCATCGTCGTCCTGCGCGGCGGCGCGGTCGCGGGTGAACTGGCGGGCGACGAGGTGGCCGAGAGCCATCTGCTCGAAGTGCTCGCCGACCACTCACCGGCGCCCGCAGGGCAGGCCCCGGCCGCTCAGGAGGACCCCCGATGA
- a CDS encoding ABC transporter permease produces MTQATLSTPAARPLARLRDPAWYQEYGVYLAVAVVLLFNALFTEHFMTADNLRTQLVQVAPIVIVALGMALVIGTEGVDLSVGSTMAVAAALLPLYLGYGLVPALVMALLAGALVGAVNGTLVSLVGLQPIVATLALFVGGRGLALVMADGQLKQIVNPDLLSLGTGSFLGIPLVVLIAAVLAVAVAFLVQRTTFGRQVVAIGGNRAAASLAGLPVRRVLIGVYVLCGVLAALAGILATARLTASDPSSLGTLMELSAITAVVVGGTPLNGGSIRVLGTVAGALLMQLLRATLVKHDLPDSTAQIAQAAIIIAAVYVARERRSR; encoded by the coding sequence ATGACCCAGGCCACGCTCTCCACCCCCGCCGCCCGCCCGCTGGCGCGGCTGCGCGACCCCGCCTGGTACCAGGAGTACGGGGTGTACCTCGCCGTCGCGGTGGTGCTCCTGTTCAACGCCCTGTTCACCGAGCACTTCATGACCGCGGACAACCTGCGCACCCAGCTCGTCCAGGTCGCGCCCATCGTCATCGTCGCCCTGGGCATGGCCCTGGTGATCGGCACCGAGGGCGTCGACCTCTCCGTCGGCTCGACCATGGCGGTGGCCGCGGCCCTGCTGCCGCTCTACCTCGGCTACGGGCTGGTGCCCGCACTGGTCATGGCGCTGCTGGCCGGCGCGCTCGTCGGAGCGGTCAACGGCACGCTGGTCTCCCTCGTCGGGCTCCAGCCGATCGTCGCCACCCTCGCGCTGTTCGTCGGCGGCCGAGGCCTGGCCCTCGTCATGGCGGACGGCCAGCTCAAGCAGATCGTCAACCCCGACCTGCTCTCGCTCGGCACCGGGTCCTTCCTCGGCATCCCCCTGGTCGTACTCATCGCCGCGGTCCTCGCGGTCGCCGTCGCCTTCCTCGTCCAGCGCACCACCTTCGGCCGCCAGGTCGTCGCCATCGGCGGCAACCGGGCCGCGGCCTCGCTCGCCGGACTGCCCGTGCGCCGCGTACTGATCGGTGTGTACGTGCTCTGCGGGGTGCTGGCCGCACTGGCCGGCATCCTCGCCACCGCCAGGCTCACCGCCAGCGACCCCTCCTCGCTCGGCACCCTCATGGAACTCTCCGCCATCACGGCGGTCGTGGTCGGCGGCACCCCGCTCAACGGCGGTTCCATCCGGGTGCTCGGCACCGTCGCGGGCGCCCTGCTGATGCAGCTCCTGCGCGCCACCCTCGTCAAGCACGACCTGCCCGACTCCACCGCACAGATCGCCCAGGCGGCCATCATCATCGCCGCCGTCTACGTCGCCCGGGAGCGTCGGTCCCGATGA
- a CDS encoding ABC transporter permease has product MNETSPAPVAQAPAPRKTPAAAGGGAPRPVTGAPPPLGQRLAELLQRQGVLAVLLTVVIVASFIYPTFATLDNARGVTVQASFLAVVALGMTMVIITGGIDLSVGSVFALGGVLAAWASQWGFLPALLVPLVACGAIGLLNGFLVARAGMAPFIVTLATLLGARGILLAFTDEGATTYLVPKGSAFAELGQGSVWGFGYPILIALVLFGVGGLLLQRTSFGQTLFAVGGSSDAATLMGLPVARTKMLVYTLSGLLAGLAGALNAARLSSGVTIVGVGMELDAISAVVIGGTLLIGGAGSISGTLWGVLLLAVIQNLINQIGSLNSSYQSVVSGGFLIVVVVAQRYLARSRRTT; this is encoded by the coding sequence ATGAACGAAACCTCACCCGCACCGGTGGCCCAGGCCCCGGCACCGCGCAAGACCCCCGCAGCCGCGGGCGGCGGCGCGCCCCGCCCCGTGACCGGCGCACCGCCCCCGCTCGGGCAACGGCTCGCCGAACTCCTCCAGCGTCAGGGCGTGCTCGCGGTCCTGCTCACGGTCGTGATCGTCGCGTCGTTCATCTACCCGACGTTCGCCACCCTGGACAACGCCCGCGGCGTGACCGTCCAGGCCTCTTTCCTGGCCGTGGTCGCCCTCGGCATGACCATGGTCATCATCACCGGCGGCATCGACCTGTCCGTCGGCTCCGTCTTCGCGCTCGGCGGCGTCCTCGCCGCCTGGGCCTCCCAGTGGGGCTTCCTGCCCGCACTGCTCGTACCACTGGTGGCGTGCGGCGCGATCGGACTGCTCAACGGCTTCCTGGTCGCCCGCGCGGGGATGGCACCGTTCATCGTCACGCTGGCCACCCTGCTGGGAGCCCGCGGCATCCTGCTCGCCTTCACCGACGAGGGCGCCACCACCTACCTGGTCCCCAAGGGATCGGCCTTCGCCGAGCTCGGGCAGGGGAGCGTGTGGGGCTTCGGCTACCCGATCCTCATCGCCCTCGTCCTGTTCGGCGTCGGCGGCCTGCTGCTGCAGCGCACCTCGTTCGGGCAGACCCTCTTCGCCGTCGGCGGCAGCAGCGACGCGGCCACCCTGATGGGCCTGCCCGTGGCCCGCACCAAAATGCTGGTCTACACGCTCAGCGGACTGCTGGCCGGACTCGCCGGCGCGCTCAACGCCGCCCGGCTGTCGTCCGGGGTCACCATCGTCGGCGTGGGCATGGAGCTCGACGCGATCTCCGCCGTCGTCATCGGCGGCACCCTCCTGATCGGCGGCGCCGGCTCGATCAGCGGAACGCTCTGGGGCGTACTGCTGCTCGCCGTCATCCAGAACCTGATCAACCAGATCGGCTCGCTGAACTCCTCGTACCAGTCGGTGGTCAGCGGAGGGTTCCTTATCGTTGTCGTCGTGGCGCAGCGCTATCTGGCGCGCAGCCGCAGAACCACTTGA
- a CDS encoding LacI family DNA-binding transcriptional regulator: protein MGVSLKDVAQRAGVSIKTVSNVVNNYQHVTPKMRAKVQQAIDELGYRPNLTARHLRKGRTGIIALAVPEFGNPYFGELAGEVVDAAARHDYTVLVDHTGGLREKELLVSQGFRSHVIDGLILSPIHLETEDLMARAETAPMVLLGEREYEAPYDHIAIDNVAASREAVRHLIDQGNRRIAFLGSRTGRERQPAHLRLRGWREELAAEGIVPDESLVVVTDGYGREDGATAMAALLDRGEQPDAVFAYNDLIAIGAMRTLSERGLRIPEDVAVVGFDDIEESLYGATTLTTVAPDKEAIARLAVDSLVERLSGDASPAPRRPRPGYRLIVRESTVPRPPARPAGT, encoded by the coding sequence GTGGGCGTCAGCCTCAAGGACGTTGCGCAACGGGCGGGCGTATCCATCAAGACCGTGTCGAACGTGGTGAACAACTATCAGCACGTCACACCGAAGATGCGCGCCAAGGTGCAGCAGGCCATCGACGAGCTCGGCTACCGGCCGAACCTCACCGCACGGCATCTGCGCAAGGGCCGTACGGGCATCATCGCCCTCGCCGTCCCCGAGTTCGGCAACCCGTACTTCGGGGAGCTGGCCGGGGAGGTCGTCGACGCGGCCGCCCGGCACGACTACACCGTGCTGGTCGACCACACGGGCGGGCTCCGGGAGAAGGAACTCCTGGTCAGCCAGGGATTCCGGTCCCATGTGATCGACGGCCTCATCCTCAGCCCCATCCACCTGGAGACCGAGGACCTGATGGCACGGGCCGAGACGGCCCCGATGGTGCTGCTCGGCGAGCGCGAGTACGAGGCGCCCTACGACCACATCGCCATCGACAACGTGGCGGCCTCCCGGGAGGCCGTACGCCACCTCATCGACCAGGGCAACCGGCGGATCGCCTTCCTCGGCTCGCGCACCGGCCGCGAACGGCAGCCGGCCCACCTGCGGCTGCGCGGCTGGCGGGAGGAGCTCGCCGCCGAGGGCATCGTCCCCGACGAGTCACTGGTCGTCGTCACCGACGGCTACGGCCGCGAGGACGGGGCCACCGCGATGGCCGCCCTCCTGGACCGGGGCGAGCAGCCCGACGCCGTGTTCGCCTACAACGACCTCATCGCCATCGGGGCGATGCGCACCCTCTCCGAACGCGGTCTGCGCATCCCCGAGGACGTCGCCGTGGTCGGCTTCGACGACATCGAGGAGAGCCTCTACGGGGCCACCACCCTCACCACGGTCGCCCCGGACAAGGAGGCCATCGCCCGGCTCGCCGTCGACAGCCTCGTGGAGCGACTCTCCGGCGACGCGTCCCCCGCCCCCCGGCGCCCCCGGCCCGGCTACCGGCTCATCGTCCGGGAGTCCACCGTCCCCCGGCCCCCCGCACGGCCGGCCGGAACCTAG
- a CDS encoding aldose epimerase family protein, with protein MPRPTVNRKPFGAHGNTDVDVWTLDSGNGVRAEILTYGGILHRLTVPDTGGAPASVVRSPADLAGYTGGSPFFGALIGRFANRIAHGRFTLDGAVYQVPATDRGHALHGGPGGFHTRVWQADGEATDVAARLRLTLHSPDGDMGFPGALDVTVTYVLDTAGTLTLGYTATTDRPTVVNLTNHAYFDLAAKGDILGHTLQVDADSYLPVDEDGIPEGPAAPVHATPFDLTTPRTVGDRIALPDEQLRRAGGFDHCWIIRDRNTGLNRAARLTAPGGGRIMEVWTTEPGIQVYTANQLDGTLAALGGGRHERHSAVCLETQHLPDSPNRPDHPGTVLRPDEVFRSRTELRFPHLAPGAA; from the coding sequence ATGCCTCGCCCCACCGTGAACCGCAAACCGTTCGGCGCCCATGGGAACACGGACGTCGATGTCTGGACGCTCGACTCCGGCAACGGAGTCCGCGCCGAGATCCTCACCTACGGCGGCATCCTGCATCGTCTGACCGTGCCGGACACCGGGGGAGCCCCCGCGTCCGTCGTCCGGTCACCGGCGGACCTGGCCGGCTACACGGGCGGCAGCCCGTTCTTCGGCGCCCTCATCGGCCGCTTCGCCAACCGCATCGCGCACGGCCGCTTCACCCTCGACGGGGCGGTGTACCAGGTCCCCGCCACCGACCGGGGACACGCTCTGCACGGGGGGCCCGGGGGCTTCCACACCCGCGTCTGGCAGGCCGACGGGGAAGCCACCGACGTGGCCGCGAGGCTCCGGCTCACCCTGCACAGCCCCGACGGCGACATGGGATTCCCCGGTGCGCTGGACGTCACCGTCACCTACGTCCTCGACACGGCGGGCACCCTCACCCTCGGCTACACCGCGACGACGGACCGCCCCACCGTCGTCAACCTCACCAATCACGCCTACTTCGACCTCGCCGCCAAGGGAGACATCCTCGGCCACACCCTCCAGGTGGACGCCGACAGCTACCTCCCCGTCGACGAGGACGGCATCCCCGAAGGGCCGGCCGCGCCGGTGCACGCCACCCCGTTCGACCTCACCACCCCGCGCACGGTCGGCGACCGGATCGCGCTCCCCGACGAACAGCTGCGCAGGGCGGGCGGCTTCGACCACTGCTGGATCATCCGGGACCGCAACACCGGTCTCAACCGCGCCGCCCGCCTCACCGCCCCCGGGGGCGGGCGGATCATGGAGGTGTGGACCACCGAACCCGGCATCCAGGTCTATACCGCCAACCAGCTCGACGGCACCCTCGCCGCCCTCGGCGGCGGCCGCCACGAACGTCACAGCGCCGTCTGCCTGGAGACCCAACACCTTCCCGACTCACCCAACCGGCCGGACCACCCGGGCACCGTGCTGCGCCCGGACGAGGTCTTCCGCAGCCGGACCGAGCTCAGGTTCCCGCACCTCGCGCCCGGCGCGGCCTGA